The Shewanella japonica genome has a window encoding:
- a CDS encoding LysR substrate-binding domain-containing protein translates to MRTKSDDLAILLAVVDTGGFSAAAETLDIQVARVSRAVSKVESQLGVTILNRTTRRIELTDEGRQFIDSVRLGLMQLQQAEEDIISRGELPKGRLRVDAASPFVFHQLVPLVQSFNQAYPDIELEITSNEGIVDLLEKKTDLAIRIGTLSDSTLHARSLGRSPLYIVASPEYISKRGLPNKSSDLAQHNLIGFVAPKILNDWPLKGFSQLDALMSSSNGETIRQIVLAGNGIACLSGFMVNKDIAKGRLIPLLEREKISHPRREQVNAVYYKTSSVAKRISAFIDFIKPKLNL, encoded by the coding sequence ATGCGAACAAAATCTGATGATTTAGCCATTTTACTAGCTGTAGTCGATACCGGAGGTTTTTCAGCGGCAGCAGAGACCCTAGATATACAAGTCGCGCGAGTATCCAGGGCGGTCAGTAAAGTGGAGAGCCAACTTGGGGTCACTATTTTAAACCGAACCACCAGACGTATTGAATTAACCGATGAAGGACGCCAGTTCATTGACTCAGTGCGGTTGGGGTTAATGCAACTACAGCAGGCGGAAGAAGATATTATTTCCCGTGGGGAATTGCCCAAAGGCCGTTTACGTGTCGACGCGGCTAGTCCGTTTGTGTTTCACCAACTGGTGCCATTGGTGCAGTCATTTAATCAAGCCTATCCCGATATTGAGCTAGAAATAACCTCCAATGAAGGCATTGTGGATTTGTTAGAAAAGAAAACCGATTTAGCAATCCGTATTGGTACGTTGAGCGATTCGACCCTACATGCTCGGTCGCTGGGTCGAAGCCCCTTGTATATTGTGGCTTCACCAGAATATATATCAAAACGCGGGCTCCCCAACAAATCCAGCGATCTCGCTCAGCATAATCTCATTGGATTTGTCGCTCCCAAGATTTTGAATGACTGGCCTTTAAAAGGTTTTAGCCAGTTAGACGCTTTAATGTCATCAAGTAATGGCGAAACCATTCGACAAATAGTGTTGGCAGGAAATGGCATAGCATGCCTATCAGGGTTTATGGTGAATAAAGATATTGCCAAAGGGCGTTTAATCCCGCTGTTGGAGCGCGAAAAAATTAGCCATCCAAGAAGAGAGCAAGTCAACGCAGTGTATTATAAGACTTCTTCTGTAGCCAAGCGGATTTCTGCTTTTATTGATTTTATTAAGCCTAAGTTAAACCTGTAG
- a CDS encoding SDR family oxidoreductase: MKTVFITGANRGLGLELAKQYAQRHYKVIACCRDIDSAHELTLLAPQYSSIHPYALDVSNETDILAITEVFKDQPIDVLIHNAGVSGEGCDNLGNMDQQGWVEVLKVNTIAPMLITQALLNNILAGQDKTIIGMTSILASIDDNRSGGRYSYRASKAALNQIIKSLACELSGSGVKTMAIHPGWVQTDMGGKDGKLSAEESIKGMLNVIDTLKAKHSGSFFVYDGTQLPW; encoded by the coding sequence ATGAAAACCGTTTTTATTACTGGAGCAAATCGTGGCTTAGGACTAGAGCTTGCAAAGCAATATGCACAGCGTCACTATAAGGTCATTGCCTGTTGTCGCGATATTGATTCAGCGCATGAGTTAACTCTGTTAGCACCACAGTATTCAAGCATTCACCCTTATGCTTTAGATGTTAGTAATGAAACAGATATTCTCGCTATAACTGAAGTATTTAAAGATCAACCTATTGATGTGCTTATTCATAACGCAGGGGTGAGTGGTGAAGGATGTGACAACTTAGGCAATATGGATCAGCAAGGATGGGTCGAGGTATTAAAGGTTAATACCATCGCACCCATGTTAATCACGCAGGCCTTGCTCAATAATATTCTAGCCGGCCAAGATAAAACCATAATCGGGATGACCTCAATACTGGCCAGCATTGATGATAACCGCTCTGGAGGCCGATACAGCTATCGAGCATCAAAAGCAGCACTTAATCAAATTATTAAATCATTGGCCTGTGAGTTATCGGGATCTGGTGTAAAAACCATGGCTATTCATCCAGGCTGGGTGCAAACCGATATGGGCGGCAAAGACGGCAAGTTGTCAGCAGAAGAAAGTATCAAGGGAATGCTTAATGTTATTGATACTTTAAAAGCCAAACACTCAGGTTCATTTTTTGTTTACGATGGTACTCAACTGCCATGGTAA
- a CDS encoding MFS transporter: MPLALLALTLSAFAIGTTEFVIVGLLPTMASDLNVSLPSAGLLVSLYALGVAIGAPVLTALTGKWNRKHVLITVMSLFVVGNLIAWQAPGYNTLIVARILTGLAHGVFFSIGSTIATGLVPKEKAASAIAIMFTGLTVALVTGVPLGTVIGQTFGWESTFLIVALLGLIALIGSALLVPNNLKQPAAAKLSSQLKVLTQPRLLLVYAITALGYGGTFTAFTFLAPILQQESGFSANAISLIMLVYGVSVAIGNIWGGKMADKMGPIKALTIIFTGLAAVLIVFNFTAVNPIAAVATILVWGAFAFGNVPGLQVYVVKLAEKYTPDAVDVASGLNIAAFNVGIALGSWGGGMIVAEAGLMHTPWVGAVVVLIALALTRFSGRLDKRAES, from the coding sequence ATGCCTTTAGCACTTCTCGCATTGACGCTAAGCGCCTTTGCTATTGGAACAACGGAGTTTGTGATCGTGGGGCTACTCCCGACTATGGCCTCAGACTTAAATGTATCACTACCTTCAGCAGGCTTGCTGGTTAGCCTTTATGCACTTGGTGTTGCCATTGGTGCCCCGGTTTTAACGGCTTTAACAGGAAAGTGGAATCGTAAACACGTATTGATTACCGTAATGTCACTGTTTGTTGTCGGTAACTTAATAGCATGGCAAGCACCTGGATATAACACCTTAATTGTCGCTCGTATTTTGACAGGTTTAGCCCATGGTGTATTTTTCTCAATTGGTTCAACCATTGCTACAGGCCTAGTGCCCAAAGAAAAAGCGGCAAGCGCCATTGCGATTATGTTCACAGGTTTAACCGTGGCGTTAGTAACAGGCGTGCCGCTTGGGACTGTCATTGGTCAAACCTTTGGCTGGGAATCAACCTTCTTAATTGTTGCGCTATTAGGTTTAATCGCATTAATTGGTAGCGCTTTATTAGTACCAAATAACTTAAAACAACCTGCTGCAGCTAAGCTTTCATCGCAGCTTAAGGTATTAACTCAACCTCGATTATTACTGGTTTATGCGATTACCGCGCTGGGTTATGGCGGCACTTTTACAGCATTCACCTTCCTTGCTCCGATTTTGCAGCAAGAATCAGGCTTTAGTGCTAATGCAATTAGTTTAATTATGTTGGTTTATGGTGTATCCGTTGCTATTGGTAATATTTGGGGCGGTAAAATGGCCGATAAAATGGGCCCAATAAAAGCACTTACCATTATTTTTACTGGTCTTGCTGCTGTGCTTATCGTGTTCAATTTTACCGCCGTTAACCCTATCGCCGCGGTAGCCACGATTTTAGTTTGGGGAGCATTTGCATTCGGTAATGTTCCTGGTTTACAAGTATATGTAGTGAAACTTGCTGAAAAATATACACCAGATGCAGTGGATGTTGCTTCCGGTTTAAACATAGCAGCCTTTAACGTTGGTATTGCACTTGGTTCATGGGGCGGAGGGATGATTGTCGCTGAAGCTGGCTTAATGCATACACCTTGGGTCGGTGCGGTAGTGGTACTGATAGCGCTTGCTTTGACCCGCTTTAGTGGTCGCCTTGATAAGCGTGCAGAAAGTTAG